A genomic stretch from Syntrophaceae bacterium includes:
- the pstA gene encoding phosphate ABC transporter permease PstA translates to MTTSSLRYRYVKQHAFFGLVRLSAFVLALALGGILAYIIIHGIGALSWEFITQPPREAMTKGGIMPAIVGTLYLTVGAIAVGLPLGIVSAVYLTEYAKQGPVIRVIRIGINCLAGVPSVVFGLFGLGFFVVLLKFGSSILAGALTLGFLILPTIIGASEEALKSVPQTFREASLALGVSKWQTILRIVLPTALPGILTGSILGLGRAAGETAPIMFTAAAFFTAKLPTSVFDEVMALPYHIYVLATAGTHIEETRPLQYGTVLVLILLVLGIDLVAILIRSTIRRRKKW, encoded by the coding sequence ATGACCACGTCCTCCCTCCGTTATCGATACGTCAAGCAGCACGCCTTTTTCGGCCTCGTGCGCCTGTCGGCCTTCGTCCTCGCCCTCGCCCTGGGGGGCATCCTGGCCTACATCATCATCCATGGAATCGGAGCGCTGAGCTGGGAATTCATCACCCAGCCGCCGAGGGAGGCCATGACGAAGGGTGGGATCATGCCGGCCATCGTAGGGACTCTCTATCTGACCGTCGGCGCCATCGCGGTGGGTCTGCCGCTGGGAATCGTCTCGGCGGTGTATCTGACCGAATACGCAAAACAGGGACCGGTCATCCGGGTCATCCGGATCGGCATCAACTGCCTGGCGGGGGTGCCGTCGGTAGTCTTCGGCCTCTTCGGCCTCGGCTTCTTCGTCGTTCTCCTGAAGTTCGGCTCTTCCATCCTGGCGGGAGCCCTGACGCTGGGATTCCTGATCCTGCCGACCATCATCGGCGCCTCGGAGGAGGCCCTCAAGTCGGTCCCCCAGACGTTTCGGGAAGCGTCACTGGCACTGGGCGTGTCGAAGTGGCAGACGATCCTGCGCATCGTCCTGCCGACGGCCCTGCCGGGAATCCTGACGGGGTCGATCCTCGGCCTCGGCCGGGCAGCCGGAGAGACGGCGCCCATCATGTTCACGGCGGCGGCATTCTTCACCGCCAAGCTCCCCACGTCCGTCTTCGACGAGGTCATGGCGCTTCCCTACCACATCTACGTGCTGGCGACGGCGGGAACCCACATCGAGGAAACGCGGCCCCTCCAGTACGGGACGGTGCTCGTGCTCATCCTCCTCGTCCTCGGGATCGACCTTGTGGCCATCCTGATCCGCTCGACGATCCGCAGGAGAAAGAAATGGTAG
- a CDS encoding phosphate ABC transporter ATP-binding protein, with the protein MVNQEDRIIIRAEDVNFYYGSFRALTDVSMAFETNRVTALIGPSGCGKSTLLRLLNRMNDLIDGSRVEGRILFEGRNIYDPDVDPVEVRRRIGMVFQKPNPFPKSIFNNITYGPRLAGVSGKGDLEALVERSLRQAVLWDEVKDILGQSAMMLSGGQQQRLCIARALAMKPDILLMDEPTSALDPISTARIEELIEELKKTYTIIIVTHNMQQAARISDFTGFFYLGKLIEFNATEKIFTKPDVKQTEDYITGRFG; encoded by the coding sequence ATGGTGAATCAGGAAGACCGGATCATCATCCGGGCGGAAGACGTCAACTTTTACTACGGGTCCTTCCGGGCCCTGACGGACGTCAGCATGGCCTTCGAAACGAACCGGGTGACGGCCCTCATCGGCCCCTCGGGATGCGGCAAGTCCACCCTGCTCCGGCTCCTCAACCGGATGAACGACCTGATCGACGGGTCCCGGGTGGAAGGCCGGATCCTCTTCGAGGGCCGGAACATCTACGACCCCGACGTGGATCCCGTGGAGGTCCGCCGCCGGATCGGCATGGTCTTCCAGAAGCCCAACCCTTTCCCGAAGTCGATCTTCAACAACATCACCTACGGACCCCGCCTGGCAGGGGTCAGCGGCAAGGGGGATCTGGAGGCCCTGGTGGAGCGGAGCCTCCGGCAGGCGGTCCTTTGGGACGAGGTGAAGGACATCCTCGGCCAGTCGGCCATGATGCTCTCCGGCGGGCAGCAGCAGCGCCTGTGCATCGCCCGGGCCCTGGCAATGAAGCCGGACATCCTCCTCATGGACGAGCCGACCTCGGCCCTGGATCCCATCTCGACGGCGAGAATCGAGGAGTTGATCGAAGAGCTGAAAAAGACGTATACCATCATCATCGTCACCCACAACATGCAACAGGCGGCCCGCATCTCGGACTTCACGGGGTTTTTCTACCTGGGGAAGCTGATCGAATTCAACGCGACGGAAAAGATCTTCACGAAACCCGACGTGAAGCAGACGGAAGACTACATCACAGGCCGATTCGGCTGA
- the pstC gene encoding phosphate ABC transporter permease subunit PstC, whose translation MNRRQKETAIRAVFFSFALVSILILGLIVVSLFREGLPLFRHVSVKDFLFGMEWYPTYDPPSFGIWPLIVGSVIVTVLATLIAIPVGVLTAVYIAEVAPGAVKDVFKSVIELLAGLPSVVLGFFGMVVVAPWLQDTFDLPTGLNIVNASSILALMAVPTIASISEDALYAVPREYKEASYALGATTHETILRVVIPSALSGISTAVILGMSRAIGETMVVLMVAGGAAAIPESLFDSVRPMPASIAAEMGEAPFRSLHYQALFATGMVLFFITLAFNLVADYISNKFKEVGSGTL comes from the coding sequence ATGAACCGGAGACAGAAGGAGACCGCCATCCGGGCGGTCTTCTTTTCCTTTGCCCTCGTTTCGATCCTGATCCTGGGCCTGATCGTCGTGTCCCTCTTCCGGGAGGGACTGCCCCTCTTCCGTCATGTGTCCGTAAAGGACTTCCTCTTCGGAATGGAGTGGTATCCGACGTATGATCCGCCATCGTTCGGGATCTGGCCCCTGATCGTGGGGTCCGTCATTGTGACGGTCCTGGCGACGCTGATCGCCATCCCCGTCGGCGTCCTGACGGCCGTCTACATCGCCGAGGTGGCGCCCGGCGCCGTCAAGGACGTCTTCAAGTCCGTCATCGAGCTTCTGGCGGGGCTTCCCTCGGTGGTCCTCGGCTTCTTCGGCATGGTCGTCGTGGCCCCCTGGCTCCAGGATACCTTCGACCTGCCCACGGGCCTGAACATCGTCAACGCCTCCTCGATCCTCGCCCTGATGGCGGTTCCCACCATCGCCAGCATATCCGAGGACGCCCTCTACGCCGTCCCCCGGGAATACAAGGAGGCGTCCTACGCCCTGGGGGCGACGACCCACGAGACCATCCTCCGGGTGGTCATCCCGTCGGCACTCTCGGGAATCTCGACAGCGGTCATCCTCGGGATGTCGCGGGCCATCGGGGAGACCATGGTCGTGCTGATGGTGGCCGGCGGCGCCGCCGCCATTCCCGAGAGCCTCTTCGACTCGGTCCGGCCCATGCCCGCCAGCATCGCCGCGGAGATGGGCGAGGCGCCGTTCCGGAGCCTCCATTACCAGGCCCTGTTCGCGACCGGCATGGTGCTCTTTTTCATCACCCTGGCCTTCAACCTGGTTGCAGACTATATTTCCAACAAATTCAAGGAGGTCGGATCGGGAACGCTATGA